The genomic region AAGCGAGGACGATTCTTGTTGCGGTTGCGGCGATGCTGCTGGCGGTCGGCACGGCCCAGGCGAGTTGGTCTCTGCAAAACGACTTCAGCACCACAAGCAATCCCAACGGCGACTGGTCCTATGGCCACTCAGAGAATGGGTTCACCCTGTATACGATACACAGTAGTTCCACGTGGTCCACCAGTAGCAATGAGGCCTGCATATGGAAGAACCTGGAAAGCAGTACATACCTTGGTGTGCTGCCGGGCGAGGTCGCGCTCCACCCGGCCTTGCATGGCGAACAGTCGATCGCGAGATGGACTTCACCTCTGGATGGTTCCATCACTGTCACTGGTACGTTTGGGGCCGGCGACACGGGCAAAGTGGACACGTTGATCTATCTGACCAGAGGCGTGGGAGCCCCTCAACTGCTCTTCTCGGTTTATGATACGCCAAACAGCCAGCCCTTCAACCTGACGCCTCTGGTGGGTGATGGGGACAGACTGGACTTCATCGTCGGCCGCGGCACGGACGGCTACAGCTCTGACAGCACGCCGCTTTCGGCCACGATCACCCCCGAGCCGGCCACGCTGTCGCTGCTGGCCCTGGGCGGGCTGGCGGTGCTTGGTTGCCGCAAGAGGAAGTGAGACGATTCGCAATACTCTCTCGCACGGGCGGCTCGAACCGGGTCGCCCGTTCTGTTTGGAATCAGGGACGCTTCCCGTTTTTCCCCGCCACGCCCGCGGCAAGGGCAACTGAAATAGGAAGCATCCCTGATTCACAGAAAATAGCAAGATATCTCCAGATTACCAGATTAACGTTGCAGTTAGGCGCCGGCGCTTAATCGGCGGGCGAGGAAGCGGCCCGGCTTCGTCTTCGACTTTGCCGTGGCAGGGGGTTAAGTGTTTTTTAGGCGCTCGGCGAGGAAGCGGCCGGTGTAGGACCGTCGGCATCGGGCGATTTGCTCGGGCGGCCCGGCGACGACCAGTTCGCCGCCCCCTTC from Planctomycetota bacterium harbors:
- a CDS encoding PEP-CTERM sorting domain-containing protein; protein product: MQARTILVAVAAMLLAVGTAQASWSLQNDFSTTSNPNGDWSYGHSENGFTLYTIHSSSTWSTSSNEACIWKNLESSTYLGVLPGEVALHPALHGEQSIARWTSPLDGSITVTGTFGAGDTGKVDTLIYLTRGVGAPQLLFSVYDTPNSQPFNLTPLVGDGDRLDFIVGRGTDGYSSDSTPLSATITPEPATLSLLALGGLAVLGCRKRK